A region from the Aegilops tauschii subsp. strangulata cultivar AL8/78 chromosome 5, Aet v6.0, whole genome shotgun sequence genome encodes:
- the LOC120963971 gene encoding uncharacterized protein encodes MRRCRKRPSPTRGSFRISSGWRPRTILQSPDTWGKVPTGTGDGARVPFEPQPDTIPEIHTAPGSSERHSPQGGNVPVPPVTSVQPEAPDNLLEALRGASIVDEHRVLMDTVIEKVQFVKSGLTEACNSLLTGFEVSLQAATAHAAEVSGLKQKLERAEKELGLVKKQLEDSQGATTEVTALKKVLAEAKERASREKHEARVGEAQQQLQGAIERLESLERDCKAQESELAKARQSAQDARAEAQSALQEIQAAKKITAGAFTDLPHSVSDAAEHYRAKEGMSTEKLFWSQYLGSEHPVPFSDQLKQLVELHRLAELAMKDLIVQLWPAHPIPSSYFGLVQRLVSACPRLEAMKRSVCIEGARMAFARVKAHWPKLDAKKLMTEGPPEGKEHRRLEHYFDGVLEGSRLMAEQCSKDVIFP; translated from the exons ATGAGGCGGTGTCGCAAAAGACCTTCCCCGACTAGGGGGAGCTTTCGGATATCATCGGGGTGGCGCCCCAGGACGATTCTTCAgtcgccggacacatggggaAAAGTCCCCACGGGGACTGGTGACGGGGCCCGAGTTCCCTTCGAAcctcagccggataccattccggagatCCACACGGCTCCGGGGTCCAGCGAACGGCATTCTCCACAAGGAGGGAAcgtgcctgttccaccggtgacctctgtccaaccagaggcaccggataatctgttggaggcgctacgaggcgcctctatcgtagatgaacatcgtgtccttatggacacggtAATAGAAAAGGTTCAGTTtgtcaaaagcggactgaccgaagcctgcaatagccttctaacgggctttgag GTATCGTTGCAGGCTGCCActgctcatgctgcggaggtctccggactgaagcagaaactggagcgggctgagaaggagctcggcctcgtgaagaagcagctggaggatagccaag gggccacgaccgaggtgacAGCCCTTAAGAAGGTGCTAGCCGAGGCCAAGGAACGCGCCTcacgcgagaagcacgaggcccgagttggcgaggcgcagcaacagctccagggcgcgatagagagattggagtccttggagcgcgattgtaaggcgcaagagtccgaattggcgaaggcccgccagagcgcgcaggatgcacgagccgaagcccagagcgccctccaggaaattcaggcggccaagaagattacGGCGG GGGCGTTTACGGATCTGCCGCACAGTGTATCAGATGCTGCCGAGCATTATAGAGCCAaagaagggatgtctacggagaagctattctggtcccaatatctgggatccgaacatccggtgcccttcagcgaccagctaaagcagttggtcgagctgcacaggttggcagagctagcgatgaaggacctgatagtccaGCTGTGGCCTGCCCATcctatacctagcagctacttcggacttgtgcagcggcttgtgagtgcctgtccgcggctcgaagccatgaagcggtcggtctgtattgaaggtgcgcgtatggcctttgcccgcgtaaAGGCGCATTGGccgaagctggatgccaagaagctgatgaccgagggaccgccggagggcaaggagcatcgtcgactcgagcactattttgatggtgtcctggaggggtcccgccttatggcggagcaatgttcgaaggatgttatattcccatga